A genome region from Proteus vulgaris includes the following:
- the murJ gene encoding murein biosynthesis integral membrane protein MurJ, which produces MNLLKSLAAVSSMTLFSRVLGFIRDAIIARIFGAGMATDAFFVAFKLPNLLRRIFAEGAFSQAFVPILAEYKNQQGEEATRTFIAYVSGMLTLILAVVTVIGIIAAPWVIYVTAPGFSSSPDKFQLTTDLLRITFPYIFLISLASLTGSILNTWNRFSVPAFAPTLLNVSMIFFALVVAPYCNPPIMALAWAVVAGGILQLGYQLPHLKKIGMLVLPRISFRNSGVWRVMKLMGPAILGVSVSQISLIINTIFASFLVSGSVSWMYYADRLMELPTGVLGVALGTILLPSLSKSFASGNTEEYRKLMDWGLRLCFLLALPCTIGLAVLSGPLTASLFQYGNFNAHDALMTQQALIAYCVGLMGLIIIKILAPGFYSRQDIKTPVKIAIATLILTQLMNLAFIGSLKHVGLALSIGIAACFNASMLFWQIRKKDIYQPLAGWPMFLLKLVIALAVMGGVLAGMLWIMPSWDIGSMLMRILRLLLVVVVGAGSYFVALYALGFRPRHFSLRAL; this is translated from the coding sequence ATGAATTTACTTAAATCACTTGCTGCGGTGAGTTCTATGACCTTATTTTCACGGGTACTAGGATTTATTCGTGATGCGATTATTGCGCGTATTTTTGGCGCCGGTATGGCAACAGATGCCTTTTTTGTTGCGTTTAAATTGCCAAACTTATTACGTCGTATTTTTGCAGAAGGGGCTTTTTCTCAAGCATTTGTCCCGATCTTAGCCGAATATAAAAATCAGCAAGGTGAGGAAGCAACGCGTACTTTTATTGCTTATGTTTCGGGTATGCTGACGCTTATTTTAGCCGTAGTCACTGTGATTGGTATTATTGCTGCGCCTTGGGTGATTTATGTTACGGCACCCGGCTTTAGTAGTTCTCCTGATAAATTTCAATTAACGACCGATCTATTAAGGATCACCTTTCCTTATATTTTTCTTATTTCATTAGCTTCATTGACAGGCTCTATTTTAAATACGTGGAATCGTTTTTCAGTACCCGCTTTTGCACCGACATTACTCAATGTTAGCATGATCTTTTTCGCTTTAGTCGTCGCACCTTATTGTAATCCTCCTATTATGGCACTGGCTTGGGCGGTGGTTGCTGGCGGAATATTACAGCTTGGCTATCAATTACCGCATTTGAAAAAAATTGGTATGCTTGTTTTACCCCGCATTTCATTTAGAAATAGCGGTGTTTGGCGTGTGATGAAACTGATGGGACCTGCTATTTTAGGGGTTTCTGTTAGCCAAATATCATTAATTATCAATACGATTTTTGCTTCCTTCTTAGTTTCTGGTTCAGTTTCTTGGATGTATTACGCCGACCGTTTGATGGAATTACCGACAGGGGTATTAGGTGTTGCATTAGGTACAATCTTACTTCCCTCATTGTCTAAGAGTTTTGCCAGTGGCAATACAGAAGAATATAGAAAATTAATGGATTGGGGATTGAGACTGTGTTTCTTATTAGCACTGCCTTGTACTATTGGTTTAGCGGTATTGTCAGGACCTTTAACGGCGTCGTTGTTCCAGTATGGTAATTTTAATGCTCATGATGCATTGATGACGCAACAAGCGCTAATCGCTTACTGTGTTGGATTAATGGGATTGATTATCATAAAAATCTTAGCACCAGGTTTCTATTCTCGTCAGGACATTAAAACACCAGTAAAAATTGCGATTGCTACATTGATCCTCACACAATTAATGAACCTTGCGTTTATTGGTAGCTTAAAACATGTGGGGCTAGCGCTCTCAATTGGTATTGCGGCGTGTTTTAATGCCTCTATGTTGTTTTGGCAGATCCGTAAGAAAGATATCTATCAGCCTTTAGCGGGTTGGCCTATGTTCTTATTAAAACTTGTTATTGCGCTTGCCGTAATGGGTGGGGTATTAGCTGGAATGCTGTGGATCATGCCTAGTTGGGATATTGGCAGTATGCTAATGCGTATTTTACGCTTGTTATTAGTTGTAGTCGTTGGAGCAGGAAGTTATTTTGTTGCACTGTATGCCCTAGGATTTAGACCTCGTCATTTCTCACTACGTGCTTTATAG
- a CDS encoding TetR/AcrR family transcriptional regulator, translating into MNKTVTEKQKAKMKHIIDAAIRCFAVKGFHSTSTAEICHEAGMSPGNVFHYFPNKNSIIEAIALEDTQLFDSIFCRYENEEGCIQAIIDLMKEIIALYNHPEYARISIEIFAEASRNASIHQIFIENERKNKQRLIAMLKNGIKKGQIDPTLEPEKIATWLLVIADGSMGRNIIDPEFNGNEDHVMLEIMLRKMLIKP; encoded by the coding sequence ATGAACAAGACGGTTACTGAAAAACAAAAAGCGAAAATGAAGCACATTATTGATGCTGCAATACGTTGCTTTGCTGTAAAAGGCTTTCACTCCACATCAACAGCAGAAATCTGTCATGAGGCGGGTATGAGTCCTGGGAATGTATTTCATTACTTTCCGAATAAGAATTCGATTATTGAGGCAATTGCATTAGAAGATACACAACTGTTTGACAGTATCTTTTGTCGCTATGAAAACGAAGAAGGGTGTATTCAAGCAATCATCGATTTAATGAAGGAAATTATAGCGCTCTATAATCACCCCGAATATGCGCGTATTAGTATTGAAATTTTTGCTGAAGCATCGCGTAATGCGAGCATTCACCAGATTTTTATTGAAAATGAAAGAAAAAACAAACAGCGTTTGATTGCGATGCTGAAAAACGGTATTAAAAAAGGACAAATAGACCCAACACTAGAGCCCGAGAAAATTGCAACATGGCTGTTAGTCATCGCAGATGGTTCCATGGGAAGAAATATTATTGATCCTGAGTTTAATGGCAATGAGGATCACGTTATGTTGGAAATCATGTTGAGAAAAATGCTCATAAAGCCATAA
- a CDS encoding GNAT family N-acetyltransferase, producing the protein MQLLNEHYQLRVAEPSDIPEIIQLFAQAFYCKLNAFNIDSTNPNQHRQLEAVWNSLACKKNSQQFVVTDNGKIIATFCLVIKENSFISNPFSKTPFWNYWRFGITHYIKQKIFFSLFDYMPNENEAYLAHIAVLSSYQGHGIAYAILEWLTQYSKDVLKKAYLSLYVDIHHEGALYLYQKNGFYIEKEESSRLTQSIFHIQHWYYMLKKTGFMPTSSRKPRSR; encoded by the coding sequence ATGCAATTACTTAATGAACACTATCAGCTTCGTGTTGCAGAACCTTCAGATATTCCTGAGATTATTCAATTATTTGCACAAGCATTTTATTGTAAATTGAACGCTTTTAATATTGATAGCACTAATCCTAATCAACATCGGCAATTAGAAGCAGTTTGGAATTCATTAGCATGTAAAAAAAATAGCCAACAATTTGTTGTTACTGATAATGGCAAGATAATTGCGACATTTTGTTTAGTGATAAAAGAAAACAGCTTTATTTCAAATCCTTTTAGTAAAACACCTTTTTGGAATTATTGGCGCTTTGGTATCACTCATTATATTAAGCAAAAGATCTTCTTTTCTTTATTTGATTATATGCCAAATGAAAATGAGGCTTATTTGGCACATATTGCTGTTTTATCATCATATCAAGGACATGGCATTGCCTACGCTATACTTGAGTGGTTAACCCAATATAGTAAAGATGTTCTGAAAAAAGCGTATTTATCGCTTTATGTCGATATTCATCATGAAGGTGCGCTTTATTTGTATCAAAAGAATGGATTTTATATTGAAAAAGAAGAATCATCACGCTTAACACAGTCTATTTTCCATATTCAACATTGGTACTATATGTTGAAAAAAACGGGTTTCATGCCTACTAGTTCTCGCAAACCTAGATCTCGCTAA
- the rimJ gene encoding ribosomal protein S5-alanine N-acetyltransferase, whose protein sequence is MFGYRSGIPKIRFETQRMVIRLAYERDAEKLADYYTVNRRFLIPWEPVRDKTHYLPSGWEHRLQYMNELHRQESAFHFLLLTQKEEEIIGVANYSNVMRGAFNACFLGYSVGEKWQGQGYMSEALTETLRYMQRQQGMHRIMANYMPHNLRSGNLLAKHGFEREGYAKNYLQINQEWRDHILTALTTRTYLKR, encoded by the coding sequence ATGTTTGGTTATCGTAGCGGAATTCCTAAAATTCGTTTTGAAACACAAAGAATGGTTATTCGTTTAGCATACGAGCGAGATGCTGAAAAACTGGCGGATTATTATACGGTAAATCGTCGTTTTTTAATTCCTTGGGAACCCGTAAGAGATAAAACACATTATTTACCCTCTGGCTGGGAGCACCGTTTACAATATATGAACGAGTTACACAGGCAAGAAAGTGCTTTTCATTTTTTGCTATTAACACAAAAAGAAGAGGAAATTATTGGTGTTGCTAATTACAGCAATGTTATGCGTGGCGCTTTTAATGCCTGTTTTCTAGGGTATTCCGTCGGTGAAAAATGGCAAGGTCAGGGCTATATGTCAGAAGCGTTAACGGAAACACTTCGTTATATGCAACGACAGCAAGGAATGCATCGTATTATGGCGAATTATATGCCTCACAATTTACGCAGTGGGAATCTATTAGCTAAACATGGTTTTGAACGTGAAGGGTATGCCAAAAACTATCTGCAAATTAATCAAGAGTGGCGAGATCACATATTGACTGCATTAACAACGCGCACTTATTTAAAACGTTAA
- the mdtH gene encoding multidrug efflux MFS transporter MdtH yields the protein MALVTQARTLGKYFLLIDNMLVVLGFFVVFPLISIRFVEQLGWAGVIVGFALGLRQLVQQGLGIFGGAIADRFGAKPMIITGMLLRALGFALMAIADQPWILWLSCILSALGGTLFDPPRTALVIKLTRPYERGRFYSLLLMQDSAGAVIGALIGSWLLQYDFHLVCWVGAGVFVIAALFNAWLLPAYRISTTRTPIKEGLKRVFLDKRFVSYVLTLTGYFVLSVQVMLMFPIIVNDIAGTPTAVKWMYAIEALLSLTLLYPIARWSEKRFKLEQRLMTGLFLMSISMFPVGMIHSLQSIFLVIGLFYLGTITAEPARETLSASLADPRARGSYMGFSRLGLAFGGAIGYTGGGWMYDLGNQFDMPELPWFLLGTVGFITLYALHRQFNRKKIETAMLTP from the coding sequence ATGGCGCTGGTAACACAAGCCCGCACTTTGGGTAAATATTTCCTCCTAATTGACAATATGTTAGTTGTCTTAGGTTTTTTCGTCGTTTTTCCACTTATTTCTATTCGTTTCGTCGAACAATTGGGTTGGGCTGGTGTTATTGTCGGCTTTGCATTAGGCCTTAGACAATTAGTACAACAAGGTCTCGGCATTTTTGGCGGTGCGATTGCAGACCGTTTTGGCGCTAAACCCATGATAATAACAGGCATGTTATTACGAGCTTTAGGTTTTGCTTTAATGGCAATAGCAGATCAACCGTGGATACTTTGGTTATCTTGCATTTTATCTGCATTAGGAGGGACTTTATTTGATCCGCCTCGTACAGCGTTAGTTATCAAATTAACCCGTCCTTATGAACGTGGTCGTTTTTACTCTTTATTATTAATGCAAGATAGCGCGGGTGCCGTTATTGGTGCACTCATCGGTAGCTGGTTATTACAGTATGATTTTCATTTAGTTTGCTGGGTTGGTGCGGGTGTTTTTGTTATCGCAGCCTTATTTAATGCTTGGTTATTACCTGCTTACCGTATATCTACAACTCGAACGCCAATCAAAGAAGGGTTAAAACGAGTATTTCTTGATAAACGCTTTGTCAGCTATGTCTTAACGCTGACAGGTTATTTTGTGTTATCCGTTCAAGTCATGTTGATGTTTCCTATCATTGTCAATGATATTGCGGGTACACCGACAGCAGTAAAATGGATGTATGCCATTGAAGCACTGCTTTCTTTAACATTGCTTTATCCTATTGCTCGCTGGAGTGAGAAACGTTTCAAATTAGAACAGCGGTTAATGACTGGCTTATTTTTAATGAGTATCAGCATGTTCCCTGTTGGTATGATCCATTCATTACAAAGTATCTTCTTGGTTATAGGTCTATTTTACCTTGGCACTATTACTGCTGAGCCTGCACGCGAAACATTAAGTGCATCACTTGCCGATCCTAGAGCTCGTGGTAGTTATATGGGCTTTAGCCGCTTAGGCTTAGCATTTGGGGGGGCTATTGGATACACCGGTGGTGGATGGATGTATGATTTAGGTAATCAATTTGATATGCCAGAATTACCTTGGTTCTTGTTAGGAACCGTAGGTTTTATAACGCTTTATGCATTACATCGCCAATTTAATCGTAAAAAAATAGAAACAGCCATGCTTACGCCCTAA
- a CDS encoding lipoprotein: MKAIFLTTILILASLVTGCDQLKQLDVSENLINDYISQKINLQKHIGEDDVVSADIKLSNLSIQIGRTEPGKINLSGTTDLIINSFFGKTSAKVELTLSGQPYYQADKGAIYIKSMTIDSYKVSPEKMDAVVVALKPYLDTTITTYFDNHPVYVLNPEKNSAEAAAFKLAKGIEVKPGKFVIQL; the protein is encoded by the coding sequence ATGAAAGCAATCTTTCTAACAACTATATTAATATTGGCAAGCTTAGTCACAGGGTGTGATCAGCTAAAACAATTAGATGTGAGTGAAAACCTTATTAATGACTATATCAGTCAAAAAATAAATCTCCAGAAACATATTGGTGAAGATGACGTTGTATCCGCTGATATTAAATTAAGCAATCTTTCCATTCAAATTGGGCGTACTGAGCCAGGTAAAATTAATCTTTCTGGTACAACCGATCTGATAATTAATTCATTCTTTGGCAAAACAAGTGCTAAAGTTGAGCTTACGTTATCAGGTCAACCTTATTATCAAGCTGATAAAGGGGCGATATACATAAAATCAATGACTATTGATAGCTACAAAGTCTCTCCAGAAAAAATGGATGCCGTCGTTGTGGCACTAAAACCCTATTTAGATACGACAATCACGACTTACTTTGATAATCATCCTGTTTATGTTCTTAATCCAGAAAAAAACAGTGCTGAAGCAGCCGCATTTAAACTGGCTAAAGGAATTGAAGTTAAGCCGGGTAAATTTGTGATCCAACTCTAA
- a CDS encoding molecular chaperone, with translation MNEFSIVCRLLGTLFQREPKDPILSPIIKMIGDGKLSQLWPLEQDALFNTLKNSVNDLAIVDADYQSLFGGEAPAVSVYAHAYEAIKEGDIRQFLVSRGMPVTDNPTDSFGSLLLAASWLEDNAAEDEVLAQIQLFDEYLLPWAGTFLGKVESHATSGFYRTLAGITRGALSALREELSDEESDKAEDTEAE, from the coding sequence ATGAATGAATTTTCAATCGTTTGCCGACTTTTAGGTACATTATTTCAGCGTGAGCCCAAGGATCCTATTTTATCACCCATTATTAAAATGATTGGTGATGGGAAACTTAGCCAGCTATGGCCATTAGAGCAAGATGCGCTATTTAATACATTAAAAAATAGTGTCAATGATTTGGCTATTGTTGATGCTGACTACCAATCTCTTTTTGGTGGGGAAGCGCCCGCGGTGTCTGTTTATGCCCATGCTTATGAAGCGATCAAAGAAGGCGATATTCGTCAATTCTTAGTTTCAAGGGGGATGCCTGTTACTGATAATCCAACAGACAGTTTTGGTTCTTTATTACTTGCAGCTTCATGGCTTGAAGATAACGCAGCGGAAGATGAAGTATTAGCACAAATACAATTATTTGATGAATATCTGCTACCTTGGGCTGGAACATTTTTAGGTAAGGTTGAATCTCACGCAACAAGTGGCTTTTATCGCACATTAGCAGGTATTACTCGTGGCGCATTATCAGCATTACGTGAAGAGCTTTCAGATGAAGAGAGTGATAAAGCAGAAGATACAGAAGCAGAGTAA
- a CDS encoding 2OG-Fe(II) oxygenase, with translation MNIAELLEQIAEKGWCVWDDFLTLEAVQQLRACFDGNAQQARIGRHENRLAETTIRSDKIRWLEPEMGAPVQHYLMQMESIQRAVNREFYLGLFEYEAHFACYEKGAFYKKHLDAFKENVTRRLTTVLYLNEDWKKEDGGELIIYDLEDNQLATVAPKGGRLVVFLSEQFPHEVLPTYKERISIAGWFRVNGVRDNFLDIAS, from the coding sequence ATGAATATAGCAGAGCTTCTTGAGCAAATCGCAGAGAAAGGATGGTGTGTCTGGGATGATTTCCTCACACTAGAGGCTGTTCAACAATTACGCGCTTGTTTTGATGGCAATGCACAACAAGCGCGTATTGGTCGTCATGAGAATCGACTTGCAGAAACAACAATTCGAAGTGATAAAATACGTTGGTTAGAACCAGAAATGGGGGCACCCGTTCAGCATTACTTAATGCAAATGGAGTCTATTCAGCGTGCCGTTAATCGAGAGTTTTATTTAGGTCTTTTTGAGTATGAAGCACATTTTGCTTGTTATGAAAAAGGCGCTTTTTATAAAAAACATCTGGATGCATTTAAAGAAAATGTGACTCGACGCTTAACGACAGTCTTGTATCTTAATGAGGATTGGAAAAAAGAAGATGGTGGTGAGTTAATTATTTATGATTTAGAAGATAATCAACTTGCAACAGTCGCTCCTAAAGGTGGACGTTTGGTCGTTTTTCTTTCAGAACAATTTCCTCACGAAGTGCTTCCTACTTATAAAGAGAGAATAAGTATTGCAGGGTGGTTTCGTGTGAATGGTGTAAGAGATAATTTTCTTGATATCGCTAGTTAA
- the ghrA gene encoding glyoxylate/hydroxypyruvate reductase GhrA — protein sequence MNIIYYHPFFDAETWINGMKARLPNANIRIWEPGDNQPADYAMVWLPPYEMLASRNHLKGIFALGAGVDAILKQEQQKPGTLPTGVPVMRLEDTGMGLQMQEYAIAKVMYYFRRMDDYKRQQSQRLWKQLPAHTYDNFVIGVLGAGALGGSVATKLAELGFKVRCWSRSEKQINNVESFYGKEQLSDFLKECNLLINLLPYTPETHGILNFSLFEQLKPSSYLINLARGAHLVDQDLLEAIDQGHIADATLDVFAQEPLAGMHPFWTHPRVSITPHIAAFTIPTIAMDTIVENIQRIEKGEAPFGVVDMKSGY from the coding sequence ATGAATATTATTTATTATCATCCTTTTTTTGACGCAGAAACATGGATCAATGGTATGAAGGCGCGTTTGCCAAATGCCAATATACGCATTTGGGAACCCGGCGATAATCAACCTGCAGATTACGCCATGGTTTGGCTTCCTCCTTATGAAATGCTTGCAAGTCGTAATCACCTTAAAGGTATTTTTGCATTAGGGGCTGGTGTTGATGCTATTTTAAAGCAAGAACAACAAAAGCCCGGCACATTACCAACCGGTGTCCCTGTTATGCGTTTGGAAGACACGGGAATGGGACTTCAAATGCAAGAATATGCGATTGCTAAAGTAATGTATTATTTTCGTCGAATGGATGATTATAAGCGTCAACAATCGCAACGTTTATGGAAACAACTTCCAGCGCATACTTATGATAATTTTGTGATTGGTGTTTTAGGTGCCGGTGCTTTAGGTGGGAGTGTTGCGACTAAACTCGCCGAGCTTGGATTTAAAGTTCGTTGCTGGAGTCGCAGTGAAAAACAAATTAACAATGTTGAAAGTTTTTATGGTAAAGAGCAACTCAGCGATTTCCTCAAAGAGTGTAATTTACTGATTAACTTATTACCTTATACACCAGAAACGCATGGTATTTTGAATTTCTCACTCTTTGAGCAACTTAAACCTTCTTCTTATTTAATTAATTTGGCGCGCGGCGCACATTTAGTCGATCAGGACTTATTAGAGGCAATTGATCAAGGGCATATAGCTGATGCGACCTTGGATGTTTTTGCTCAAGAACCTTTAGCGGGAATGCACCCATTTTGGACACATCCTCGTGTTTCTATTACCCCACATATTGCTGCGTTTACCATTCCTACTATTGCAATGGATACGATTGTTGAAAATATCCAGCGAATTGAAAAAGGTGAAGCACCTTTTGGAGTGGTAGATATGAAGAGCGGGTATTAA
- the dauA gene encoding C4-dicarboxylic acid transporter DauA: MKTHKVNRVRPFSAFIDACVKEPYSFARLLKDIIAGITVGIIAIPLAMALAIGSGVPPQYGLYTAAIAGIVIAVSGGSRYSVSGPTAAFVVILYPVSQQFGLSGLLIATLMSGVILVVMGLARFGKLIEYIPVSVTLGFTSGIAITIATMQVKDFFGLELAHVPETYIDKVIALGSALPTIHIGDTLIGLTTLFVLIYWPKLNLRLPGHLPALIAGTAVMGIVNMFGHDVATIGSQFSYTLPNGTTGQGIPPILPQFVLPWNLPSSGTSLELNWSTVSALLPAAFSMAMLGAIESLLCAVVLDGMTGKKHHSNGELVGQGVGNIVAPFFGGITATAAIARSAANVRAGATSPVSAIVHSLLVLLTLLVLAPFLSYLPLAAMSALLLIVAWNMSEARKVIDLIRHAPKDDIIVLVLCLSLTVLFDMVIAITIGIVLASLLFMRRIANMTKITESPYTDDDKQLLVVRVNGPLFFAAAERIFNELRERSKGYKTVIMQWDAVPVLDAGGLHAFQHFVTDVKDDTHVIVCDIPFQPLKTLARAKVTPIESTLSFYPSLQKALDDLELIQ; this comes from the coding sequence ATGAAAACTCATAAAGTTAACAGGGTTCGCCCCTTTAGTGCATTTATTGATGCATGTGTAAAAGAGCCTTACTCTTTTGCGCGTTTATTAAAAGATATTATTGCAGGGATCACCGTGGGTATTATCGCGATACCTCTAGCCATGGCTTTGGCTATTGGTAGCGGTGTTCCTCCGCAATACGGTCTTTATACCGCAGCTATTGCCGGTATCGTTATTGCTGTTTCTGGTGGCTCTCGATACAGCGTTTCAGGCCCTACTGCCGCTTTTGTTGTGATCCTTTATCCTGTATCACAACAATTTGGTTTGAGTGGCTTACTAATTGCTACGCTTATGTCTGGCGTGATCTTAGTGGTTATGGGATTAGCGCGCTTTGGTAAGCTCATTGAGTATATTCCCGTTTCTGTTACTCTCGGTTTTACATCAGGGATTGCTATTACAATCGCCACAATGCAAGTAAAAGATTTTTTTGGTCTTGAATTAGCACATGTCCCAGAAACCTATATTGATAAAGTTATTGCCCTAGGCTCTGCATTACCGACTATTCATATTGGTGATACGCTGATTGGTTTGACAACCCTATTTGTTTTAATTTATTGGCCTAAGCTGAATTTACGTTTACCTGGTCACTTACCTGCTTTAATCGCAGGGACTGCGGTAATGGGTATTGTGAATATGTTCGGTCATGATGTTGCGACAATTGGCTCACAATTTAGCTATACCCTTCCTAATGGAACAACAGGACAAGGAATTCCGCCTATACTGCCTCAGTTTGTTTTACCTTGGAATTTACCAAGCTCAGGTACATCACTTGAATTAAATTGGAGCACCGTCTCTGCGTTATTACCCGCTGCCTTTTCAATGGCAATGTTAGGTGCCATTGAATCGTTGTTATGTGCAGTTGTCCTTGATGGCATGACAGGCAAAAAACATCACTCTAATGGTGAATTAGTGGGACAAGGGGTTGGTAATATAGTCGCACCTTTCTTTGGTGGTATTACAGCAACTGCGGCCATTGCGCGTTCAGCAGCTAACGTGCGTGCGGGTGCAACATCGCCCGTTTCTGCCATTGTTCACTCATTGCTAGTATTACTGACTTTACTTGTATTAGCTCCCTTTCTTTCGTATTTACCTTTAGCTGCAATGTCTGCACTGCTGTTAATTGTTGCATGGAATATGAGCGAAGCACGTAAAGTGATTGATCTTATTCGACACGCCCCTAAAGACGATATTATTGTCTTAGTATTATGTTTATCGCTTACCGTTCTCTTTGATATGGTTATTGCAATTACTATCGGTATTGTGTTGGCTTCACTGTTATTTATGCGTCGTATTGCTAATATGACCAAAATAACAGAATCCCCTTATACTGATGATGATAAGCAGTTATTAGTTGTGCGTGTTAATGGCCCATTATTCTTTGCCGCCGCTGAACGTATCTTTAATGAACTACGTGAACGCAGTAAAGGTTACAAAACCGTGATTATGCAATGGGATGCTGTTCCTGTATTAGATGCAGGGGGATTACATGCGTTCCAGCATTTCGTTACTGATGTTAAAGACGATACTCATGTGATTGTGTGTGATATTCCTTTTCAACCCTTAAAAACGTTGGCAAGAGCAAAAGTGACACCGATTGAAAGTACACTGAGTTTCTATCCTTCATTGCAAAAGGCACTGGATGATTTGGAATTAATTCAGTAG